The Rhododendron vialii isolate Sample 1 chromosome 5a, ASM3025357v1 genome contains a region encoding:
- the LOC131327237 gene encoding protein JASON-like isoform X1: MLSLLEGVFLGFLRRMMGCFFGCFRIRDDTTRRRPQSHRLVSQPPAAVPPKSGERLPCRTPLSDLLLDKEKDGFPEVENPQLATPQQGTDERLLKDEARFLKACGTLPETPAEIRKAPEKFTDTSTYDADLQPSKFHSWLPNTPIEKLNLETQPDLPPTPIQLSEAWVKGSVSLELSPESSISNSHNSGSISVQGSSAENSSLTTMDIAANGQSRNKYVRFESDNDVNSFSSGSSSTGTAGQNSKQYGTPGNYSLSKPSPYPTPLNLTDGMQTPGTVFPSYNQNMENAKNPRIRSQYVYSVLNPVESFSQWNVLKEEDAIEPSNVTTEPEEGMTETSVEKELKVESSLSSWLKPLPTKENDSTHQSGSISFGKAHIGRTPADRPIIGMVAAHWNEEEPSRISPKYWDGNGIPNSTNKYKEDQRVSWHATPFEERLEKALSDETSVPQRKHINAAAPIVFEETEESDTALSQLQSSNHSNPVVSF, translated from the exons ATGCTCTCGCTACTCGAAGGTGTATTTCTTGGGTTTCTGCGTCGAATGATGGGTTGCTTCTTCGGCTGCTTCCGCATCAGGGACGACACTACTCGTCGCCGCCCTCAGTCTCACCGCCTCGTATCGCAACCGCCGGCAGCAGTCCCTCCCAAATCAGGA GAACGTCTCCCATGTCGAACGCCTCTATCGGATCTGCTACTCGATAAAG AGAAAGATGGTTTTCCGGAAGTTGAGAACCCACAGTTGGCTACTCCACAGCAGGGCACTGATGAGAGACTACTCAAGGATGAG GCCAGGTTTCTCAAAGCTTGTGGCACATTACCTGAAACTCCAGCAGAAATTCGAAAAGCACCTGAGAAATTCACAGACACATCAACATATGATGCAGATTTGCAGCCTTCAAAGTTCCACTCGTGGCTTCCCAACACACCCATTGAGAAACTTAACCTGGAGACACAACCTGATCTGCCTCCAACTCCTATCCAACTGAGCGAAGCATGGGTAAAGGGATCAGTTTCTTTGGAGCTTTCACCAGAAAG CAGTATATCCAACAGCCACAATTCTGGAAGTATCTCTGTTCAGGGTAGCAGTGCTGAAAATTCTTCTTTAACTACAATGGACATAGCTGCAAATGGGCAAAGCAGAAACAAATATGTTCGTTTTGAAAGTGACAACGATGTGAATTCTTTTTCATCCGGGAGTTCTTCAACTGGAACTGCTGGCCAAAATTCAAAGCAATATGGAACACCTGGTAATTACAGCTTGTCAAAGCCTTCACCTTACCCAACCCCATTAAACCTGACCGATGGGATGCAAACTCCTGGGACTGTTTTCCCGTCATATAATCAGAACATGGAAAATGCCAAGAATCCACGAATCAGATCTCAGTATGTGTACTCAGTCCTTAACCCAGTTGAGAGTTTTTCTCAATGGAATGTATTGAAGGAAGAAGACGCTATTGAGCCTAGTAATGTAACCACTGAGCCAGAAGAGGGGATGACAGAAACTTCAGTTGAGAAAGAATTGAAAGTTGAATCAAGCTTGTCTTCTTGGCTGAAACCACTACCAACCAAAGAAAATGACAGTACTCATCAATCGGGTTCCATCTCCTTTGGAAAGGCTCATATTGGCAGAACCCCTGCGGATAGGCCAATCATTGGGATGGTTGCTGCTCACTGGAATGAAGAAGAACCTTCTCGTATTTCGCCCAAGTATTGGGATGGAAATGGGATTCCAAATTCAACTAACAAGTACAAAGAG GATCAGAGAGTTAGTTGGCACGCGACGCCTTTTGAGGAGAGGCTGGAAAAAGCGTTGTCTGATGAGACTTCTGTCCCTCAGAG AAAGCATATCAATGCGGCAGCACCCATAGTTTTCGAAGAGACTGAGGAAAGTGATACGGCTCTATCCCAGCTTCAATCTTCAAACCATTCCAACCCAGTGGTCTCATTTTGA
- the LOC131327838 gene encoding uncharacterized protein LOC131327838 produces the protein MVLVQVVSFWDKFSPFYSDVKTTQANHFEGRHSTTESVFGYESGTHLECFKRKRTRNAWLEMDGGSSQEGREVTERERGQRMEAGGVLLLLYFNLTHWFLKLTGSCFYMKCGCMENRENKTLTSFCYWGGERKVNANGTFLYNGGMCVAVLLEEGSQLNELREKVCGALHINFEGKMFFYNTKRDKTKYVTLNDDNGVAMLFHLNEDDVDLFVEDLGQNNDPIHNTAYNSTSQVTNSCSQEMGLVPYLPDNANEILTGKGQLFESPDLFKQSVLLFAASNKFSFTYLDNSRAYYRLVCKVPGCPWKLTAKCEGSSDLVRVIMLRNEHLHNAEDASNYKLTFRSKQVGLLFKNRIVDKPEYLPRDICKDFEHVFQCRLNYSQGWRAKEKAKEAITGPPSMTFHLVPWMCRRLVEAIPNTRAIWTSTNEAKFKQLFVSYGCSIAAFRSAASGPHMDA, from the exons AtggttcttgttcaagttgTTAGCTTTTGGGATAAGTTTTCTCCTTTCTATAGTGATGTGAAAACAACGCAAGCAAACCATTTCGAGGGTCGTCACTCAA CTACTGAATCTGTATTTGGCTATGAATCT GGTACTCATTTAGAGTGTTTCAAGAGGAAGAGGACGAGGAATGCATGGCTAGAGATGGATGGAGGGAGTTCACAGGAAGGGAGGGAAGTCACAGAAAGGGAGAGAGGGCAACGGATGGAGGCTGGTGGTGTACTCTTGCTGTTGTACTTT AAT TTAACTCACTGGTTTCTTAAACTCACTGGTTCTTGTTTCTATATGAAATGTGGCT gTATGGAGAATAGGGAAAATAAAACATTGACAAGTTTTTGCTATTGGGGCGGAGAACGGAAGGTAAATGCCAATGGCACCTTCTTGTACAACGGTGGGATGTGTGTAGCAGTTCTACTTGAGGAAGGAAGTCAACTCAATGAGTTACGTGAGAAGGTTTGTGGTGCCCTTCACATTAATTTCGaaggtaaaatgtttttctacaACACGAAGAGGGACAAGACGAAGTATGTAACATTGAATGACGACAATGGTGTTGCAATGTTGTTCCACTTGAACGAAGATGATGTCGACTTATTTGTAGAAGATTTAGGCCAGAATAATGACCCTATCCACAATACCGCTTACAATTCAACAAG TCAGGTGACCAATAGTTGTAGCCAAGAAATGGGGTTGGTGCCATACTTGCCGGACAATGCAAATGAGATTTTAACTGGGAAGGGTCAACTATTTGAAAGCCCCGACCTTTTCAAGCAATCAGTGTTACTATTTGCTGCATCCAACAAGTTCAGCTTCACTTATTTGGATAATAGTAGAGCCTACTATCGATTAGTATGTAAAGTACCAGGGTGTCCTTGGAAGCTAACTGCAAAATGTGAAGGTTCAAGTGATTTGGTTCGTGTCATCATGTTAAGGAATGAGCACCTACACAATGCAGAAGATGCTAGTAATTATAAGTTGACCTTTCGCAGTAAACAAGTGGGGTTGCTTTTCAAAAACCGAATTGTGGACAAGCCTGAATATTTGCCGAGGGATATTTGCAAGGACTTTGAGCATGTGTTCCAATGTCGTCTGAATTACAGTCAAGGTTGGAGGGCGAAAGAAAAGGCTAAGGAAGCCATCACAGGACCTCCTTCGATGACTTTCCACCTAGTCCCATGGATGTGTCGGCGGCTTGTTGAAGCCATACCAAACACTAGGGCAATATGGACGTCAACAAATGAAGCCAAGTTCAAGCAACTTTTTGTTTCTTATGGTTGCTCCATTGCAGCATTCCGATCAGCCGCATCCGGCCCACACATGGATGCCTAG
- the LOC131327237 gene encoding protein JASON-like isoform X2, with product MLSLLEGVFLGFLRRMMGCFFGCFRIRDDTTRRRPQSHRLVSQPPAAVPPKSGERLPCRTPLSDLLLDKEKDGFPEVENPQLATPQQGTDERLLKDEARFLKACGTLPETPAEIRKAPEKFTDTSTYDADLQPSKFHSWLPNTPIEKLNLETQPDLPPTPIQLSEAWVKGSVSLELSPESISNSHNSGSISVQGSSAENSSLTTMDIAANGQSRNKYVRFESDNDVNSFSSGSSSTGTAGQNSKQYGTPGNYSLSKPSPYPTPLNLTDGMQTPGTVFPSYNQNMENAKNPRIRSQYVYSVLNPVESFSQWNVLKEEDAIEPSNVTTEPEEGMTETSVEKELKVESSLSSWLKPLPTKENDSTHQSGSISFGKAHIGRTPADRPIIGMVAAHWNEEEPSRISPKYWDGNGIPNSTNKYKEDQRVSWHATPFEERLEKALSDETSVPQRKHINAAAPIVFEETEESDTALSQLQSSNHSNPVVSF from the exons ATGCTCTCGCTACTCGAAGGTGTATTTCTTGGGTTTCTGCGTCGAATGATGGGTTGCTTCTTCGGCTGCTTCCGCATCAGGGACGACACTACTCGTCGCCGCCCTCAGTCTCACCGCCTCGTATCGCAACCGCCGGCAGCAGTCCCTCCCAAATCAGGA GAACGTCTCCCATGTCGAACGCCTCTATCGGATCTGCTACTCGATAAAG AGAAAGATGGTTTTCCGGAAGTTGAGAACCCACAGTTGGCTACTCCACAGCAGGGCACTGATGAGAGACTACTCAAGGATGAG GCCAGGTTTCTCAAAGCTTGTGGCACATTACCTGAAACTCCAGCAGAAATTCGAAAAGCACCTGAGAAATTCACAGACACATCAACATATGATGCAGATTTGCAGCCTTCAAAGTTCCACTCGTGGCTTCCCAACACACCCATTGAGAAACTTAACCTGGAGACACAACCTGATCTGCCTCCAACTCCTATCCAACTGAGCGAAGCATGGGTAAAGGGATCAGTTTCTTTGGAGCTTTCACCAGAAAG TATATCCAACAGCCACAATTCTGGAAGTATCTCTGTTCAGGGTAGCAGTGCTGAAAATTCTTCTTTAACTACAATGGACATAGCTGCAAATGGGCAAAGCAGAAACAAATATGTTCGTTTTGAAAGTGACAACGATGTGAATTCTTTTTCATCCGGGAGTTCTTCAACTGGAACTGCTGGCCAAAATTCAAAGCAATATGGAACACCTGGTAATTACAGCTTGTCAAAGCCTTCACCTTACCCAACCCCATTAAACCTGACCGATGGGATGCAAACTCCTGGGACTGTTTTCCCGTCATATAATCAGAACATGGAAAATGCCAAGAATCCACGAATCAGATCTCAGTATGTGTACTCAGTCCTTAACCCAGTTGAGAGTTTTTCTCAATGGAATGTATTGAAGGAAGAAGACGCTATTGAGCCTAGTAATGTAACCACTGAGCCAGAAGAGGGGATGACAGAAACTTCAGTTGAGAAAGAATTGAAAGTTGAATCAAGCTTGTCTTCTTGGCTGAAACCACTACCAACCAAAGAAAATGACAGTACTCATCAATCGGGTTCCATCTCCTTTGGAAAGGCTCATATTGGCAGAACCCCTGCGGATAGGCCAATCATTGGGATGGTTGCTGCTCACTGGAATGAAGAAGAACCTTCTCGTATTTCGCCCAAGTATTGGGATGGAAATGGGATTCCAAATTCAACTAACAAGTACAAAGAG GATCAGAGAGTTAGTTGGCACGCGACGCCTTTTGAGGAGAGGCTGGAAAAAGCGTTGTCTGATGAGACTTCTGTCCCTCAGAG AAAGCATATCAATGCGGCAGCACCCATAGTTTTCGAAGAGACTGAGGAAAGTGATACGGCTCTATCCCAGCTTCAATCTTCAAACCATTCCAACCCAGTGGTCTCATTTTGA